A genome region from Segatella copri includes the following:
- a CDS encoding MBL fold metallo-hydrolase, with protein sequence MKVTLLGTGTSGGVPSLGCNCEVCRSTDPHDKRLRSAAMIETENTRILIDAGPDIRQQLLRVPFRKIDGVLITHIHYDHVGGIDDLRPFCIFGDINIYGDEIVTAGLPHTMPYCFPKNAEKLYPGAPKLKLHTIHPHEHYQIGDIEFLPIRVMHDKMPILGYRFDKFAYITDMKSMGDEEYAYLEGVETLVINALRFEKTHHSHQLVSDAIEVSRRIGAKHTYFIHVTHQIGFHDEANKRLSEGFEFGFDGMEVYVGNR encoded by the coding sequence ATGAAGGTAACTTTGTTAGGTACAGGCACATCGGGCGGTGTTCCTTCGTTGGGATGTAACTGTGAAGTGTGCCGAAGTACGGATCCGCATGATAAAAGATTGCGCAGTGCAGCAATGATAGAAACGGAGAATACCCGTATTCTGATAGATGCCGGACCTGATATCCGACAGCAGTTGTTGCGTGTGCCTTTCAGAAAGATAGATGGCGTCCTGATTACGCATATCCATTACGACCATGTTGGTGGTATTGATGATTTGCGCCCTTTCTGTATCTTTGGTGATATTAATATCTATGGCGATGAAATCGTTACTGCGGGGCTGCCTCATACGATGCCTTACTGCTTTCCGAAGAATGCAGAAAAACTCTATCCGGGAGCTCCTAAACTCAAATTGCATACCATTCATCCGCATGAGCATTATCAGATAGGTGACATTGAGTTTCTTCCTATCCGTGTGATGCACGATAAGATGCCTATTCTCGGCTATCGGTTTGATAAGTTTGCCTATATTACTGATATGAAATCTATGGGTGATGAAGAATATGCTTATTTGGAAGGTGTGGAAACACTCGTAATTAACGCACTCAGATTTGAGAAAACACATCACAGTCATCAGCTTGTATCTGATGCTATTGAGGTGTCGCGCAGGATAGGAGCAAAACATACTTATTTTATTCATGTGACTCACCAGATAGGTTTTCACGATGAGGCGAATAAAAGGCTGTCCGAAGGCTTTGAATTTGGCTTCGATGGAATGGAGGTATATGTAGGAAATAGATGA